A stretch of DNA from Streptomyces xanthii:
TACCCCGCGCGCCGCGTCATCGCCGTCCCCGCGTACACGTTCTCCGAGACCGCGTGCTCCAGAAACCCCTCCGGCGCCACGACCGGCACGCCCCCGGCCCCGCCCGGCAGCACGCCGTACGCCCCACCGAAATGATCGACATGCGGATGCGTATAGATGAGCGCGACCACCTCGCGCTTGTTCTGGGGATCCCGGTGCTTGCGGTACAGCGCCAGCGCGGCGGCCGCGGTCTCCGCCGAGATCAGCGGATCGATCACGATGACCCCGGAGTCACCCTCCACGATCGTCATGTTCGACAGATCGAACCCCCGCACCTGATAAATCCGCTCCGCGACCTTGTACAGCCCGTGCTTCCTCACCAGCCGCGACTGCCGCCACAGACTCGCGTCCGCGCTGCCCGGAGCCTTCTCAGCCTCCAGAAAGTCATACGCGTCGGCGTCCCACACGACCTTCCCGGCCGCGTCCTTGATCACGGCGGGACTGAGCGTTCCGATGAACCCCCGATCGGCATCGGCGAAGTCGGAGGGGTCGGAAGCGCCGCCCGCGGCGAACGCGGACGCCGGGTGCAGAGCGACGGCGGCAGCGGCGGCACCGGCTGCGGCGGCGACGAACTGACGCCGATTGATCGGGCTCATGGGGACCTCCGGACGACGGCGGTACGTGGACAAGTGCAGCCGAAGATCGTCCGAGCGCATGCTCCCGTCAACCGTCTTGGGGCAGCTCCCATCGCGCCGCGCGAGCGCTTGTGACCTGTCACATTGCGCTCAGTATTTGGGCCCCACATGGATGTCCAGGAGATCGACGTCGGCCTTCCGGGCCACCGAGATGTTGTACGGGTTCCCGTGCCGGGTGCAGTGCGTCCAGGTCAGTCCGAGCGCGTCGAGCGTGTCCGTGAAGAGCTGGCGGATGCAGTCGGACTTGTTGGTGAAGAAGTACCGCGGGTACTCGTACCGCTTCCGCTCACCGCCGACGAGCCGAGTCGTCCAGTTCATGGTTCGGCAACCGTCGGAGTGGATCAGGCCCCGGACGAACTCCCAGGGGTACGCGTTCACGATCTCCTGCTGCCAGGGCTCGAGCGTGATCTTGCGGGTGTGCTTCATGCCCGGGCCGTGCTGGGGGAACAGGCAAGGAAGGTGTTTGGAGACGACCTTCAAGTCGTGGCAGCCGACCTTGCTGACCTGGTTCACCCGGTTCTCGGGAAAGATTGCACGCATGGCCCGTTCCGTCTCGCGGGATACACCAGGCCAGGAGTCGGCGCACGTGATTCTGAGGGTGGGTGCGCGGTGCCCCGCGTAATGACTGATGTGCCCGTCGCCCAGGTACTGTCCGAGGAGATAGGCGTATCCGGCTAAATCCATGGGGCGACCATCGCACCTGGGACAGGTCGGCTTATGTGCCCCGGGGCATTCTCCGCGTCGAGCGCGGTCCTTGTGTTTCCATGCACCTACGGTGCCCGCCGGGATGTTGAGTTCCCGCGCCACGTCTGCGTTCTTGGCGCCGCCTCTAAGCAGGATCAACGCGCGCTGTCGTACCTCTGTGCTGTGGTAGTTCATATGCACACACTGCGTGACCGATTGTGACGCCGTGCAGCAAAAAGCGGATGTTCACGAGAATGTGAACATCCGCTTTGGTGCCATATGTGCCGGGTGCGGGATTCGAACCCGCACGCCCTTTCGGACAGATTGGTTTGAGCAATCAGCGTCTGCCATTCCGCCAACCCGGCTGGCCAACCCGCGAGGAGTCTACCGGGTCACCGAGCAGCGCCGCAGCTAGGTAGGCTCTAGAGGCAGCCCCCAGCCTGCCCGAACAAGGAGCGCCCCCGTGACCGCCCCCGAGTCGCCCCAGCCTGTCGACGCCGTCGACGATGACCAGTCGCACGTGCCGCCGCTGACGACGCGCGTCGTCATCGCCGAGGACGAGGCCCTGATCCGTCTCGATCTGAAAGAGATGCTCGAGGAAGAGGGCTACACCGTCGTGGGTGAGGCCGGTGACGGTGAGCAGGCCGTCGAGCTGGCCCGTGAGCACAAGCCGGATCTGGTGATCCTGGATGTGAAGATGCCGAAGCTGGACGGGATCAGCGCGGCGGAGAAGATCGCCGAGGAGTCGATCGCTCCGGTGCTCATGCTGACCGCGTTCTCGCAGCGGGACCTGGTCGAGCGGGCGCGGGACGCGGGTGCGATGGCGTACCTGGTGAAGCCGTTCAGCAAGAGTGATGTCGTGCCGGCGATCGAGATGGCCGTGTCGCGGTTCACGGAGCTGAAGACGCTGGAGAAGGAGGTCGCGGACCTCACGCAGCGGCTGGAGACGCGGAAGCTGGTGGACCGGGCGAAGTCGGTGCTGCAGACGGAGTACGGGCTGACGGAGCCGGCGGCGTTCCGGTGGATTCAGAAGACGTCGATGGACCGGCGTCTTTCGATGCAGCAGGTCGCGGAGGCGGTCATTCAGGACGCCGAGGAGAAGAAGGCGGCCAAGGGTTAGCCGCCAGGACGTGACGAAGGCCCGCGCCCCGGGATGACGGGGGTGCGGGCCTTCGCCGTGTGCGGGTCAGTCCTCGCCGAGGTAGGCCTTGCGGACGGACTCGTCGTGGAGGAGGTCCTGGCCGGTGCCGGACAGGACGATGGAGCCGACCTCCATGACGTGGCCGTGGTCGGCCAGGGAGAGCGCGGCCTGGGCGTTCTGTTCGACCAGGAGGATGGTCGTGCCCTGGGACTTGAGCTCGGAGATGGTGGCCATGATCTTCTGCATCATGATCGGGGAGAGGCCCATGGAGGGCTCGTCGAGCATGAGCAGTTTGGGCTGGGACATGAGGGCGCGGCCCATGGCGAGCATCTGCTGTTCGCCGCCGGAGAGGGTGCCCGCGGCCTGCTTGCGTCGTTCGCCGAGGATCGGGAAGAGCTCGTAGGCGCGCTGCATGTCTTTTTCGATGCCTGCGTTGTCCTTCCGGAGGAAGGCGCCGAGTTGGAGGTTCTCGGCGATGGTGAGGCGGGGGAAGATGTGGCGTCCTTCGGGGGAGTGGGCGAGGCCCAGTGCCACGATCTTGTGTGCGGGGACGGAGGTGAGGGGCTGTCCGGCGAAGGTGATTCTTCCGCTGGAGGGCTTGAGCAGGCCGGAGAGGGTGCGCAGGGTCGTGGTCTTGCCGGCGCCGTTGGTGCCGATGAGGGTGACGACCTGGCCTTCTTCGACGCTGAAGGAGATGCCCTTGACGGCTTCGATCTTGCCGTAGGCGACGTGGAGGTCTTCGACTTCCAGCAGCGCGGTCACTGGTTGTCTCCTTCTGTGGTGCTGTCCGTGGCGGCCTGTGCTTCGGCGGCCTGGACCTCTGCGAGTGCGGTGTCCTCGGGGGCGCCTTCGAAGGGGGTGCCGAGGTAGGCGGCGACGACGCGTTCGTCTCCCTGGACGACGTCGCTGGTGCCTTCGACGAGCTTTTCGCCTTGGACGAGGACGGCGACGCGGTCGCAGAGGTTGAAGATGAAGCGCATGTCGTGCTCGATGACGAGGACGGCGATGCCCTTGTCGCGGATGGCGAAGACGAGTTCCTCGGTGGCGCGGGTCTCCTGCGGGTTCATGCCGGCGGTGGGCTCGTCGAGGAGGAGGAGTCCGGGGTCGCTGGCGAGGGCGCGGGCGATTTCGAGCTTGCGCTGTTCGCCGTAGGGGAGGTTGCGGGCGAGGTGGTCGCGCTTGTGTTCGAGGCCGATGAACTCGAGGAGTTCCATGGCGCGTTCTTCGCTGGCGCGTTCGGCTTTCTTGAAGCCGGGGCCACGCAGGAGGGCGGACCAGAGGCCTTCCTTGGTGCGGGTGTG
This window harbors:
- a CDS encoding helix-turn-helix domain-containing protein, coding for MNYHSTEVRQRALILLRGGAKNADVARELNIPAGTVGAWKHKDRARRGECPGAHKPTCPRCDGRPMDLAGYAYLLGQYLGDGHISHYAGHRAPTLRITCADSWPGVSRETERAMRAIFPENRVNQVSKVGCHDLKVVSKHLPCLFPQHGPGMKHTRKITLEPWQQEIVNAYPWEFVRGLIHSDGCRTMNWTTRLVGGERKRYEYPRYFFTNKSDCIRQLFTDTLDALGLTWTHCTRHGNPYNISVARKADVDLLDIHVGPKY
- a CDS encoding ANTAR domain-containing response regulator; translation: MTAPESPQPVDAVDDDQSHVPPLTTRVVIAEDEALIRLDLKEMLEEEGYTVVGEAGDGEQAVELAREHKPDLVILDVKMPKLDGISAAEKIAEESIAPVLMLTAFSQRDLVERARDAGAMAYLVKPFSKSDVVPAIEMAVSRFTELKTLEKEVADLTQRLETRKLVDRAKSVLQTEYGLTEPAAFRWIQKTSMDRRLSMQQVAEAVIQDAEEKKAAKG
- a CDS encoding ABC transporter ATP-binding protein yields the protein MTALLEVEDLHVAYGKIEAVKGISFSVEEGQVVTLIGTNGAGKTTTLRTLSGLLKPSSGRITFAGQPLTSVPAHKIVALGLAHSPEGRHIFPRLTIAENLQLGAFLRKDNAGIEKDMQRAYELFPILGERRKQAAGTLSGGEQQMLAMGRALMSQPKLLMLDEPSMGLSPIMMQKIMATISELKSQGTTILLVEQNAQAALSLADHGHVMEVGSIVLSGTGQDLLHDESVRKAYLGED
- a CDS encoding ABC transporter ATP-binding protein; protein product: MTTQTAQTPQTAQTVLEARDVTMRFGGLTAVRSVDLTVREGEIVGLIGPNGAGKTTFFNCLTGLYVPTEGTVAYKGTVLPPKPHLVTQAGIARTFQNIRLFANMTVLENVLVGRHTRTKEGLWSALLRGPGFKKAERASEERAMELLEFIGLEHKRDHLARNLPYGEQRKLEIARALASDPGLLLLDEPTAGMNPQETRATEELVFAIRDKGIAVLVIEHDMRFIFNLCDRVAVLVQGEKLVEGTSDVVQGDERVVAAYLGTPFEGAPEDTALAEVQAAEAQAATDSTTEGDNQ